In Haloterrigena turkmenica DSM 5511, a single genomic region encodes these proteins:
- a CDS encoding NifU family protein produces the protein MSESAQSPEDEVREAVSLFLQRNFPQIQAHGGDSSITAVDLEEGSVEINLTGACSGCGVSPMTTQAIQRRLPGEIDEIDYVSVTTGFDGLTEGTSRDISDDVPF, from the coding sequence ATGAGCGAGTCCGCCCAGTCCCCCGAAGACGAGGTCCGCGAAGCCGTCTCGCTGTTCCTCCAGCGCAACTTCCCCCAGATTCAGGCCCACGGTGGCGACTCGTCGATCACCGCCGTCGACCTCGAGGAGGGGTCCGTCGAGATCAACCTGACCGGCGCCTGTAGCGGCTGCGGCGTCAGTCCGATGACGACCCAGGCGATCCAGCGTCGCCTCCCCGGCGAGATCGACGAAATCGATTACGTCTCGGTGACGACCGGCTTCGACGGACTCACGGAGGGGACCTCGCGGGATATCTCGGACGACGTCCCGTTCTGA
- the truA gene encoding tRNA pseudouridine(38-40) synthase TruA, whose product MPTRAFRIAYDGTGYHGFQRQPDVPTVEDAIFDALRDLEVLAADADRPDGYAAAGRTDAGVSALAQTVALEAPDWLTPRALNGELPADIRAWAAADAPPEFHATHHAERREYAYHLYAPPADSRRRDRAAPVSDRAGTRGSPGQRAVDDDRFRAACEALSGSHDFHNLTPDDRNTERSPTLEAIRDGDFLVVTVTAGGFVRELVRRLVSLARAVGTGDAPLEKIDRAFDPEPLPGHEGVAPAPPEPLVLTAVDYPDLAFEIDSAAAASAREIFRERRIERRTGARVASQIADGVR is encoded by the coding sequence ATGCCGACCCGCGCGTTCCGGATCGCCTACGACGGCACCGGCTACCACGGCTTCCAGCGCCAGCCCGACGTCCCCACCGTCGAGGACGCGATCTTCGACGCCCTGCGCGATCTCGAGGTGCTCGCTGCGGACGCCGACAGGCCCGACGGCTACGCCGCCGCGGGGCGGACCGACGCCGGTGTCTCCGCGCTCGCCCAGACGGTCGCCCTCGAGGCGCCCGACTGGCTGACGCCGCGAGCCCTGAACGGGGAACTCCCCGCCGACATCCGCGCGTGGGCCGCCGCCGACGCGCCCCCGGAATTCCACGCGACCCACCACGCCGAGCGCCGCGAGTACGCGTATCACCTGTACGCGCCGCCGGCGGACTCGCGTCGACGCGACCGAGCCGCGCCGGTGAGCGATCGCGCCGGCACTCGAGGCTCCCCCGGACAACGCGCCGTCGACGACGACCGCTTTCGGGCCGCCTGCGAGGCTCTCTCCGGCAGCCACGACTTCCACAACCTCACGCCGGACGACCGCAACACCGAGCGCTCGCCGACCCTCGAGGCGATTCGCGACGGCGACTTCCTCGTCGTGACCGTCACCGCCGGCGGCTTCGTCCGCGAACTCGTCCGCCGGCTGGTCTCGCTCGCCCGCGCGGTCGGAACCGGCGACGCGCCACTCGAGAAAATCGACCGCGCGTTCGACCCCGAACCCCTGCCCGGCCACGAGGGAGTCGCGCCGGCGCCGCCGGAGCCGCTGGTGCTGACTGCCGTCGACTATCCCGACCTCGCCTTCGAGATCGACTCGGCGGCGGCCGCGAGCGCCCGCGAGATCTTTCGCGAACGGCGGATCGAGCGCCGGACGGGGGCTCGAGTCGCGAGCCAGATCGCGGACGGCGTCCGGTAA